One Lentibacillus cibarius DNA window includes the following coding sequences:
- a CDS encoding transporter substrate-binding domain-containing protein translates to MTKTFGKVLGLISFITIILILAACGNGAGSENGPSSDSSDSSNGSDSGEEKVLKLATSADFPPFESRTPEGEFEGFDIDLANLIADELGYELKIEDMKFDGLIGSLQSKRVDMVMAGMSMTEDRRKNVDFSAEYNRSGEMFISKPDAGIDSLEDLKGKTVGVQLGTIQQEGAEKLKDEYGFEVKKLDSANILIQELKSNRIEVGYMDKSVAKGYVKEQGLEGFDDPTTSSPGMGIAFPKGSKLVEDVNDVLKKIEENGKLAELKDKWLSEE, encoded by the coding sequence ATGACAAAGACATTTGGGAAGGTATTAGGTCTTATTAGTTTTATAACAATTATTTTGATATTGGCAGCTTGTGGAAATGGCGCTGGCAGTGAAAATGGCCCCTCGTCCGATTCATCTGATTCATCTAACGGATCCGATTCCGGTGAAGAAAAGGTACTTAAATTGGCTACATCAGCCGATTTCCCACCGTTTGAATCACGGACACCTGAAGGCGAGTTTGAAGGGTTTGATATTGATTTAGCAAACCTCATAGCCGATGAACTTGGCTATGAATTGAAGATTGAAGATATGAAATTTGACGGGTTAATCGGCTCTTTGCAGTCTAAACGTGTAGATATGGTAATGGCAGGCATGAGTATGACAGAGGATCGTAGAAAGAATGTGGATTTTTCCGCTGAGTATAATCGTTCCGGTGAAATGTTCATTTCTAAACCTGATGCAGGAATTGATAGCCTGGAAGATTTAAAGGGGAAAACAGTTGGCGTTCAGTTAGGGACTATTCAGCAAGAAGGGGCTGAGAAACTGAAAGATGAGTATGGGTTTGAAGTAAAAAAGCTGGATAGTGCAAATATATTAATTCAAGAATTAAAATCCAATCGAATTGAAGTTGGTTATATGGACAAATCGGTTGCTAAAGGATACGTAAAGGAACAGGGACTAGAAGGTTTTGATGACCCGACAACAAGTTCTCCTGGCATGGGTATTGCTTTCCCTAAAGGCAGCAAACTTGTTGAGGACGTGAATGATGTATTAAAGAAGATTGAAGAAAACGGCAAATTGGCAGAGCTTAAAGATAAATGGCTATCAGAGGAGTAA
- a CDS encoding amino acid ABC transporter permease — protein sequence MNLDFSQIVPWIPFMLEGIWVTLKFVSVCIVVGFFIGTLLALCKIANIRVLKAIADVYTSIFRGTPLILQLMIIYFAIPQLIGYDISPFLSAIAAFGLNSAAYVSEIIRAGIQAVDKGQTEAAEALGVPYKPMMLQIILPQALKNILPALMNEFITLTKESAIVSTIGYLDLMRRAQVVGSELYRQFEPLLFAGLIYWVMVYVLTQAGKVVERRLQYND from the coding sequence ATGAATTTGGATTTTAGCCAAATTGTGCCATGGATTCCCTTTATGCTGGAAGGGATATGGGTCACATTAAAATTTGTCAGTGTATGTATCGTTGTTGGCTTTTTCATAGGGACGCTGCTGGCCTTGTGCAAAATAGCTAACATTCGGGTTTTAAAAGCTATCGCGGATGTGTATACATCCATCTTCCGCGGGACCCCGCTGATTTTACAGCTGATGATTATTTACTTTGCGATTCCGCAATTAATCGGTTATGATATATCACCGTTTTTATCAGCAATAGCGGCGTTTGGACTCAATTCAGCTGCCTATGTATCGGAAATCATTCGTGCCGGCATACAAGCGGTGGACAAAGGTCAGACAGAAGCGGCGGAAGCCTTGGGTGTGCCGTATAAACCGATGATGCTGCAGATTATTTTGCCACAGGCGTTAAAAAACATTTTACCTGCACTGATGAATGAATTTATAACGTTGACAAAGGAATCGGCCATTGTGTCGACAATTGGTTATCTTGATTTAATGCGCCGGGCACAAGTTGTTGGGTCGGAACTCTACCGGCAATTCGAGCCGCTCCTGTTTGCAGGTCTTATTTACTGGGTTATGGTGTACGTGTTGACACAGGCCGGAAAGGTAGTAGAACGGAGGCTTCAGTACAATGATTAA
- a CDS encoding amino acid ABC transporter ATP-binding protein gives MIKVDHLSKAFDGTTVLNNISTTIEKGEVVAVIGPSGSGKSTFLRCLNLLEEPTNGSIWVKEQEITGPAVSKMDVRKQIGMVFQHFHLFPHMTVLENVTYAPRKVNHRSKDEAETQAKDLIAKVGLSDKLDAYPNRLSGGQKQRVAIARALAMEPEVMLFDEPTSALDPEMVNEVLEVMKDLAQTTGMTMVIVTHEMGFAREAADRILFLDEGQLMEEADPSTFFEQPSSDRAKEFLNKIL, from the coding sequence ATGATTAAAGTAGACCATCTATCCAAAGCATTTGACGGGACAACTGTCCTGAACAATATATCGACTACCATTGAAAAAGGAGAAGTCGTTGCCGTTATCGGGCCTTCCGGATCAGGAAAATCTACCTTTCTTCGGTGCCTGAATCTATTAGAAGAGCCAACGAATGGAAGCATCTGGGTCAAAGAGCAGGAAATCACCGGTCCAGCTGTTTCTAAAATGGACGTACGCAAACAGATCGGGATGGTGTTTCAGCATTTTCATTTGTTTCCGCATATGACTGTTTTAGAAAACGTTACGTATGCGCCAAGAAAAGTAAATCATCGCAGTAAAGATGAAGCAGAGACCCAGGCGAAAGATTTGATTGCCAAAGTCGGCCTATCGGACAAACTAGACGCTTATCCGAATAGGCTGTCCGGCGGGCAAAAACAGCGTGTTGCCATAGCTAGGGCCTTAGCGATGGAACCTGAGGTCATGTTGTTTGACGAACCGACATCGGCACTGGATCCGGAAATGGTCAATGAAGTGCTCGAGGTGATGAAGGATCTGGCACAAACGACCGGGATGACGATGGTGATTGTGACGCATGAAATGGGGTTTGCCAGAGAGGCAGCTGACCGTATCCTGTTTCTTGATGAGGGACAATTGATGGAAGAGGCTGATCCGAGCACCTTTTTCGAGCAGCCTAGTTCAGACCGGGCAAAAGAATTTCTGAATAAAATATTATAG
- a CDS encoding glutathione peroxidase: MCIYEFSARTMDGNEQSLADFQDNVLLIVNTASECGFTPQLEGLQKLYDDYRKQGFTVLGFPCNQFNQQDPGSDDDISVFCKQNYGVTFPMFSKIDVKGNNAHPLFTYLTEQAKGIVTKQIKWNFTKFLIDQHGNVVNRFAPQTKPEKLKTDIEQLLPTDKKLS; encoded by the coding sequence ATTTGTATTTATGAATTTTCTGCTAGAACAATGGATGGAAATGAACAATCACTGGCCGACTTTCAAGACAACGTACTTCTCATCGTCAACACAGCCAGCGAATGCGGATTCACACCGCAGTTGGAAGGCCTTCAAAAGTTATACGACGACTACAGGAAACAAGGATTTACGGTGCTTGGATTTCCGTGCAATCAATTTAACCAGCAAGACCCTGGATCAGATGACGACATTTCAGTTTTCTGTAAGCAGAATTACGGTGTGACATTTCCGATGTTCAGTAAGATTGACGTAAAAGGAAATAACGCTCATCCACTGTTTACTTACCTGACAGAACAGGCAAAAGGGATTGTCACCAAGCAAATAAAGTGGAATTTCACCAAGTTCCTCATTGACCAACACGGTAACGTTGTCAACCGTTTTGCGCCCCAGACCAAACCAGAAAAATTAAAAACAGATATCGAACAACTGCTTCCCACAGACAAAAAGCTGTCCTGA
- a CDS encoding rhodanese-related sulfurtransferase, producing MEQNNYQVLLYYKFVPIDDPETFAEEHLEFCQDLGLKGRILVAHEGLNGTVSGTVEQTEKYMETMHNDPRFADMTFKIDKHDGHAFKKMHVRHRPEIVSLRMNEDEDVSPLEKTAKFLSPKEFYEAMQEEDTIILDTRNDYEYDLGHFRGAIRPDIETFRELPDWIRKNKDQLEGKKVLTYCTGGIRCEKFTGWLMEEGIEDVNQLDGGIVTYGKDPEVQGELWDGKCYVFDERISVPINQQEHVVVGRDYFDGQPCERYVNCANPPCNKQIICSEENEHKYMRGCTHECRVSRDNLYVREHSLSQEEIDRRLAIIEQEKQTKQKA from the coding sequence ATGGAACAGAACAACTATCAAGTCTTGCTGTACTATAAATTCGTCCCGATTGATGACCCGGAGACATTTGCAGAAGAGCACTTAGAATTCTGTCAGGACCTCGGGCTGAAGGGGCGTATATTGGTAGCACATGAGGGCCTTAATGGAACGGTTTCCGGAACTGTTGAGCAGACGGAAAAATACATGGAAACCATGCACAATGATCCGCGTTTTGCAGACATGACATTTAAAATCGACAAGCACGATGGTCACGCGTTTAAGAAAATGCATGTGCGGCATCGTCCCGAAATCGTAAGTCTAAGGATGAACGAGGATGAAGATGTCAGCCCGCTTGAAAAGACAGCCAAGTTCCTCTCACCGAAAGAATTTTATGAAGCGATGCAGGAAGAAGACACGATTATACTGGATACGCGTAATGATTATGAATATGACCTCGGACATTTTCGTGGTGCCATCCGCCCCGATATCGAAACGTTCCGTGAGTTGCCGGATTGGATTCGCAAAAACAAGGATCAACTAGAAGGCAAAAAAGTGCTAACTTATTGCACTGGTGGTATCCGCTGTGAAAAATTCACCGGATGGCTAATGGAGGAAGGCATTGAAGATGTCAATCAATTAGACGGTGGTATCGTCACTTATGGCAAAGACCCGGAAGTTCAGGGCGAGCTCTGGGACGGTAAATGCTATGTATTTGATGAGCGCATTTCTGTGCCAATTAACCAACAAGAACACGTGGTTGTCGGCAGAGATTATTTCGACGGGCAGCCATGCGAGCGCTACGTAAACTGCGCAAACCCACCATGTAACAAACAAATTATTTGTTCCGAAGAAAATGAGCACAAGTATATGCGTGGCTGTACCCATGAGTGCCGGGTAAGCCGGGACAATCTGTATGTTAGAGAGCATAGTTTATCCCAAGAAGAAATCGATCGCAGACTTGCCATCATTGAACAAGAAAAACAAACGAAACAAAAAGCATAA
- a CDS encoding cold shock domain-containing protein, whose protein sequence is MMTGTVKWFNAEKGFGFIEREEGDDVFVHFSAINQEGFKTLEDGQNVEFEIVEGNRGPQAANVSVA, encoded by the coding sequence ATGATGACTGGTACAGTAAAATGGTTCAACGCAGAAAAAGGTTTTGGTTTCATTGAGCGCGAAGAAGGAGACGACGTATTCGTTCACTTCTCAGCTATTAACCAAGAAGGTTTTAAAACACTTGAAGATGGTCAAAACGTTGAATTCGAAATCGTTGAAGGTAACCGCGGACCACAAGCAGCTAACGTTTCAGTTGCTTAA
- a CDS encoding cold shock domain-containing protein, translating to MLNGTVKWFNAEKGFGFIEREEGDDVFVHFSAINQEGFKTLEDGENVEFEIVEGNRGPQAANVTRL from the coding sequence ATGTTGAACGGTACAGTAAAATGGTTTAATGCAGAAAAAGGTTTCGGTTTTATCGAGCGTGAAGAAGGAGACGATGTATTCGTACATTTCTCAGCGATTAACCAAGAAGGTTTCAAAACGCTTGAAGATGGCGAAAACGTTGAATTCGAAATTGTTGAAGGAAATCGTGGCCCACAAGCAGCTAACGTAACTCGTCTATAA
- a CDS encoding GNAT family N-acetyltransferase, which produces MEWYIKTFDELSNEELYAILKLRVNVFVVEQDCPYPELDDYDQASIHYFLKIGNEIAANVRIVPAGKKYPVASIGRVVVNPTFRGNGYGREIMRKAIDYTATVLAEPRIKIQGQEYLERFYTELGFRKVSDSYLEDGIPHVDMIWDVLETEGESTN; this is translated from the coding sequence ATGGAATGGTACATAAAAACGTTTGATGAACTATCGAATGAGGAATTGTATGCGATTTTGAAATTGCGGGTGAATGTATTTGTGGTGGAACAAGATTGCCCGTATCCAGAGTTGGATGATTATGATCAGGCATCCATTCACTACTTCTTGAAAATTGGTAATGAGATTGCGGCCAATGTTCGGATTGTGCCGGCGGGTAAGAAATATCCGGTGGCATCGATTGGCAGGGTTGTTGTTAATCCAACATTCCGCGGCAATGGGTATGGCCGGGAAATCATGCGGAAGGCGATTGATTACACGGCCACGGTGTTAGCTGAACCCCGTATAAAAATCCAAGGACAGGAATATTTGGAGCGGTTTTACACTGAACTTGGATTTAGGAAAGTTTCCGATTCTTATCTCGAGGATGGAATTCCTCATGTCGACATGATTTGGGATGTGCTTGAGACTGAAGGTGAATCCACGAATTGA
- a CDS encoding TraR/DksA C4-type zinc finger protein — MLTNDQLEECKSALLERQNELIDQVQGHFGTTLEMTKQSMDELSNYDNHPGDAGTELFERGKDVALNEHAEKELKDINAALHAINDGTYGICRECGSDIPFERLEAMPTADRCFEHAENNHIMNDRPVEEGVFSPNINADEVTAEEQTAYDAEDAWQDVSRYGTSESPSDFYGDRDHYNDMFPNSDERVGSVTDEESFLAADQEGNFTHPAPNHQQYEEKYDG, encoded by the coding sequence ATGTTGACAAATGATCAGCTTGAGGAATGCAAATCTGCTTTATTGGAACGGCAGAATGAGTTAATCGATCAAGTGCAAGGGCATTTTGGAACTACCCTTGAAATGACGAAACAATCGATGGACGAATTGTCCAATTATGATAACCACCCGGGTGATGCAGGAACAGAGTTGTTTGAGCGGGGGAAAGACGTTGCTTTAAATGAACATGCAGAGAAGGAATTAAAAGATATTAACGCAGCTCTTCATGCTATTAATGATGGTACTTATGGTATTTGCAGGGAATGCGGGTCGGATATTCCGTTTGAACGGTTAGAGGCTATGCCGACAGCAGACCGCTGTTTTGAACATGCAGAGAATAATCATATAATGAATGACCGGCCGGTAGAAGAAGGTGTATTTAGCCCAAATATTAATGCTGATGAGGTTACTGCTGAGGAACAAACGGCTTACGATGCGGAAGATGCTTGGCAGGATGTCAGTCGTTACGGTACATCAGAATCCCCATCAGACTTTTATGGTGACCGTGACCACTATAACGACATGTTTCCGAATAGTGACGAACGTGTTGGTAGTGTTACCGATGAAGAAAGCTTTCTCGCAGCTGACCAGGAAGGTAATTTTACTCACCCTGCACCAAATCATCAGCAGTATGAGGAAAAATATGATGGATAA
- a CDS encoding zinc ribbon domain-containing protein, with amino-acid sequence MEDNRGCVKCGSTDADQKEVAMTGTGLSKMFDVQNNQFIVVSCKNCGYSEFYNKNSSTAGNIFDFFFG; translated from the coding sequence ATGGAAGATAATCGTGGCTGTGTAAAATGCGGAAGCACAGATGCTGATCAAAAGGAAGTGGCCATGACAGGGACAGGCCTTTCCAAAATGTTCGATGTTCAGAACAATCAATTCATTGTTGTGTCGTGTAAAAACTGTGGGTACTCTGAATTTTATAATAAAAATAGCTCAACTGCTGGAAACATCTTTGACTTTTTCTTCGGTTAA
- a CDS encoding zinc ribbon domain-containing protein, with the protein MQCPSCGQQSAEGKFCTNCGSQLIPETNKAEEYLEDNLTATSSDSSSESQDNAGDDATDKLKEIGTDFSHFFVTLFKGPSNAKQANHTDINSSIITMFIFGLLIAFSYHFVLQSIPSGFFMNVSFFDSFILPLIVFVLFQFLIAGLTFVGAKLAAQAITFADVLAKYGAYLVPFVLLYAIALIFSLIGLSVLATLLIFISILGVLIIIPTFILMEQPPEGLDRIYILLGLYMVTIFAFGVFTQAFAESVIGNMMGSLFRGF; encoded by the coding sequence ATGCAATGTCCTTCATGTGGCCAACAGTCAGCAGAGGGAAAATTCTGTACAAATTGTGGGTCACAATTAATTCCAGAAACGAATAAAGCTGAGGAATACCTGGAAGACAATCTGACAGCAACTTCATCTGACAGTTCTTCAGAAAGCCAGGACAACGCTGGCGACGATGCAACAGATAAACTGAAGGAAATTGGAACAGATTTCAGTCATTTTTTCGTTACTCTTTTCAAGGGTCCAAGCAACGCCAAACAGGCAAATCACACTGATATCAATTCCAGCATAATTACTATGTTCATTTTCGGTTTGCTGATTGCCTTTAGCTATCATTTTGTTCTTCAGTCCATACCGTCGGGATTTTTTATGAATGTCTCATTTTTTGACAGTTTTATTCTGCCGTTGATTGTATTTGTTTTATTTCAGTTTCTTATAGCCGGACTGACGTTTGTCGGAGCAAAATTAGCAGCACAAGCAATCACTTTCGCCGATGTGCTTGCAAAATACGGAGCTTATTTGGTACCATTTGTTCTCCTTTATGCGATTGCACTCATCTTTTCCTTGATTGGGCTTTCTGTACTGGCTACACTACTTATTTTCATTAGTATCCTGGGCGTATTAATAATTATTCCAACATTTATCTTGATGGAGCAACCCCCGGAAGGGCTCGATCGGATTTACATCTTGCTCGGATTATATATGGTGACAATATTCGCGTTTGGTGTGTTCACTCAAGCATTTGCTGAGTCGGTTATAGGCAACATGATGGGCTCCTTGTTTCGCGGGTTCTAA
- a CDS encoding S1C family serine protease — protein MERNDNQNEFNEHNQQQQSEINELDSQECRDSAGGIAQTAKQKTTQKETRKKSGSGKFTSGLVGAIISAAIVTLLFSANIIPVDSDDSSESTAVSAESESDTPDIAKTISSDDAAVAGNIQEATEAVVGVVRMQQQSIWEQSEKTGAGSGIIYKKEDGKAYVVTNEHVVVGANEVEIVLNNDNDDRLEAKVLGSDRLTDLAVLQVDGSKIDTVANLGSSGDMQVGETAVAIGNPLGMNFANTVTKGIISGLERSISVDTNGDRRPDWITEVIQTDAAINPGNSGGALINADGEVIGINSMKIARREVEGIGFAIPIDSALPVMKQLEKDGQVARPYIGISTASVNQVPPQYRDQIQLPKDFKGGMVVARVETGSPADNAGLQQFDVITKINGNKINSLLDLRKFMYNETKIGDKVKLEIYRNGKSQTVSLKLVERKES, from the coding sequence ATGGAACGAAATGATAACCAGAATGAATTCAATGAACATAACCAACAACAGCAGTCTGAAATCAATGAACTAGACAGCCAGGAATGCCGGGATTCTGCAGGCGGTATCGCCCAAACAGCAAAGCAAAAAACTACCCAGAAAGAAACAAGGAAGAAGTCCGGTTCCGGTAAATTTACTAGTGGACTGGTGGGAGCTATTATATCGGCGGCCATTGTTACGCTTCTATTCTCGGCAAACATCATTCCAGTTGATAGCGATGACAGCAGCGAATCAACTGCAGTATCGGCGGAAAGTGAATCAGACACACCAGATATCGCTAAAACAATCTCTTCTGATGATGCAGCGGTTGCGGGAAACATACAAGAAGCTACCGAAGCAGTCGTAGGTGTTGTTCGCATGCAGCAGCAAAGTATTTGGGAACAGAGTGAGAAAACAGGTGCCGGCTCCGGGATTATCTATAAAAAAGAAGACGGCAAGGCTTATGTTGTTACAAACGAACATGTGGTAGTTGGTGCAAACGAAGTCGAAATTGTATTGAACAATGATAACGATGATCGTTTAGAGGCAAAGGTCCTTGGTTCCGATCGATTGACCGATTTAGCGGTACTACAAGTTGACGGCAGCAAAATTGACACCGTTGCAAACCTCGGTTCATCCGGTGATATGCAAGTTGGGGAAACCGCAGTCGCAATCGGCAATCCCCTTGGAATGAATTTTGCTAATACCGTAACAAAGGGGATTATCAGTGGATTAGAACGTTCGATCAGTGTTGATACCAATGGGGACAGACGTCCAGACTGGATAACCGAAGTCATTCAAACGGATGCAGCTATTAACCCCGGCAATAGTGGCGGTGCACTTATCAACGCTGATGGGGAGGTCATCGGAATAAACTCTATGAAGATAGCCCGGCGAGAAGTCGAAGGTATTGGATTTGCTATTCCTATCGACTCTGCGTTGCCAGTTATGAAACAACTTGAAAAAGATGGTCAAGTTGCCCGTCCATATATAGGTATTAGCACAGCATCAGTCAATCAGGTTCCACCACAGTATCGAGATCAGATCCAACTTCCGAAAGATTTTAAAGGTGGAATGGTCGTGGCAAGAGTTGAAACCGGATCACCTGCAGACAATGCCGGTCTCCAGCAATTCGACGTGATCACGAAGATTAATGGTAACAAAATAAATTCGCTGCTTGACTTACGAAAATTCATGTATAATGAAACGAAAATCGGCGATAAAGTAAAACTGGAAATATACCGTAATGGAAAATCGCAAACCGTATCACTAAAACTTGTTGAACGTAAAGAATCTTAA